Within the Arachis duranensis cultivar V14167 chromosome 10, aradu.V14167.gnm2.J7QH, whole genome shotgun sequence genome, the region TCAATCCATTACTTAAATCTAATCTAAGAACAAACTAGACACCTATCCTAATCCTTATTAAGCCTAAGGGTGATTAACATCAGATCATGTCACTTCTACTAAACCTTTCAGAACGTCCTTTTATATATCACAatctttatataaattaatatatatatatatatataaagatgcTACTTAGTACAAAATTATATcgtacaaaatttaaaaaaaattagccatatTTATATAAGTAGAATtcttagtaataaaaatatgaaatttaagTAATAATGTTGAAAAGCAAATATTCTGAACTAAATGAGTTTAAACTATTACAAAATCAAGTATCAGAATGCATCATTATTAGATCTCTAACGTCTTCATTGGAGTACCTGCGAAAACATTCAAATAAGATTGTGTTATCTCttaattcatgaaaaaaatGTTCCAatacattatttaaaataatagtttaatgtaaaaaaaaaaagtaagaatgCATACCAATAAGattgaattttcattttcacAACATAAAATATCTCATTAatcaatatattatatattgctagacttATATCCTGGTAAATAACTTTCAATTCAATCACTTCATGTAAGTAAGTAAGATATCAGATTGCAATCAAAACCATTTAGAGACagaatttaaaagtaaaaatagaaatGTGTTAGCAATTACCAAGATCAATATTTTAGAGTAGAAAGTTGAACTTACCAGGTAAATATCGAGCATATCGAGCATGCGGATCTTCCAGATAAGTGTTCCTTGTTccatggcaacatgcatccattACTCTAAGTTACCATTGTTCACATATTCATCCATTAGTAGCTTAAATAttgaaacaaaaacaaataaaaatgctattgataatacAAAGAAATAGATACTATGTACTCAGGAGTTGTGAGAGCATAGATAATAACTTAAAATGATTTACTTTGCTAAAAATAAATACCTGTTAACTCCCTCCAAACAGGCACATAAGATGTTTATGTTTAACATGACCTATAGCCTCCACTTCAATTATGAATTCacttttcttattctttattaaataatttcaaatttcaatcacACAACAACTTCGCTTTaataattgaaagaaaacaGTCTCAACTACTGTCTAGTGTTATAATGAAAGAAAAGTTGAAAGAAGCAAATCAAATAAAGTATCCTTACAATTTTTTAAGAAGTTTTTTTTACTGCCACCTCATTTCTATTGATCAACGTATAGAATGCTTCTTACCATTCTTGGaaattccttcttcttcatacATCAAACTAAAATCTCTCTCGTTTGAGATAGTTTGATCTACACTGATTAACATTGTTATGATCACAAAATAACACtcatataaaaagaaatattcacAAAGATTAGGCTCTTAAAAAAGttaagtatataaaaaattacatgttTGAAGAATGGATGCTACCATAGTGATCTAAATGGTGGAACTTCTTCTTATGAAGTGGTTTAGAATATACAAAACTAAATGCATAAAGTTAGACTCAAAAGTAAGAAACACAAGAAATgataagaaatgtaaataataaCTCTTGTTTGCTACCTTGCTATGGCTATGAGCATTACCAAAATAATATTGATTTTAGGAATTTTAGCATATAAAAGAGAACTAAAGTTAATTAGGAATATAATTAATCACATTAGTACGTACTACTAAGtagataattatatttatgcatttaaattatactttataccaaaaattaacttatttaatttataagttCAATTccaggctcaaatttggctcaTCAGCTCACGAGCTTAGAGCTATTAACGAGCCGAGCTCGAACTGACTCATGAGTTGGCTTGACTAACTTCCAGCCCTAATTCCATATACATAAATCTAAAGTGTTTTTTTATCCAATTACAGTATTCTCCTCAAACTTTTCGCATTTCTTCGATNNNNNNNNNNNNNNNNNNNNNNNNNNNNNNNNNNNNNNNNNNNNNNNNNNNNNNNNNNNNNNNNNNNAGATAATCCAACTTTGTAACTTATGTCATCCATTGCTTAATCCCTTGTTCGTGCAAGTTGTTATCTATGTGTTCtatatacataaatttaaaagtGTTTTCTTATGTGAATGTAGTCCCAATGTTCTCCCTAAATTTTTTCGCATTCCTTCGATCAACATACTTTCATTGAGAATTTTCATGACTTTTGATAGACAAATGAATTGCAGAGTACAATAAttcaattttgtaatttatgtCATTCATCACTTAATTCTTTATCCATCGATAAATCCAAGTTCTAACTTACATCTTTCATATATTTAaggaattttttcttttgtaaaatataaaaaattttaatttttaatataacttAAAATCACATTATTTGTTAAGAGTTAattctttttaccaaaaataagaTACTACTTCTTAAATGAATATGAAAAGAGtcactaaaaaaaatgaatatgaaAAGAGTATATCATTTGAACTATAACtcatttaaacaaaaaaaataaatgaactcgtatttttttaacttaaaaattttacgttaaaaacttttaaataaaggttttcttattattttaaaaaatttaaataaacatcTTCATATCatttaaaagaaatatattcttttaatttaaaaataatatgaatgtatttatttttttaatttaaaattaagataaacataattaatcatacgagtacaatagtaaaaatatatttatttttattaaattaaattaaattgttaattccaattatatttatttaaaatttatattaaattttaaataaaattgaattaattgtaaaaactaaaaacataaGTAAATTCGCCAAACTTATAGGCAAGTTCATAGATGTGATGGGTGAACTTtataaaaacacaagaaaattgaattttgaaaaataattgtttttatttattttggaaattaaaaattttatattttataaaagtttccCTAATAACAAAATTAAGTCAGTGATAACCTAGTCTTAAAAAAAGTGATGACTGATTGAAAATTGAGCAAAATTATATGGAAGGATAATAGCATAAATTAGTATAAGTAAACAGACAATAGAGATAGTTTTTAATTACTAATCACTAATCAAAGTATGGGTTGTTTGTTGGGTTCCTTTTTCTCTATCTACAACTGTTTTATCAGCTTTATACACCAAGAATGATCCAGTGCCAGTGTAACTAGAAGCTAATGCCTTTCCAGATGAGGTTGGCTGAGAGAAAGCTAGCTGAGTGCGCTCAAGTGCAGAGCCAGCGCAGAAGCTTTTCCTGCCATCAATCCAAAACAGGCAAATTggcaaaagaaaacaaatcaATGTGCTGCACAATTTATTTAAGATTAAGAATAAACAAGATTAAATCCAAGGGGGGAGGATATTATCACTCtcaatacaaaagaacaaaCGTTTACAATAAAATCTTGTCAAATTGAGAGtgacattataaaaaataaagtggcAATATCCACTCCTAAACAAAGGTAGTATTGAAAACTTGTAAGATGTGACATGTTTTTCATTTTAGGGTACGGAAACATAATAATCTTTCCGTTCTCTTTTATCTATTACTGTGAAAATTTGGTACATAGATATAAGAATGTGCCAAATTTCCATAGTTATAGATAAAAGAAAATGGAGTATTGCTTATTCCATCATTATTAGCATGTACTGGAGGTTGGAACTTTTGGTTAATGAATTGCCATGAGTTGGTTCAAATGATCTTTAATTTCACATGAGAAATAGACCTACTATATAACTATTATAAGTTTACCTCACTGCATCTAGCATATGGACTGCAATGTGTTTTCTCCTGTTGGAGGGAGTAACCCAAACGGCTCGAATGCCACAAACACCTGCAACTGCCTTGTCTTCGCAGAAGATTGCCCCACCAAGCTCCATCACATCAGAGTTATTCGCTGAAACTGTTCTTTTCTTGACCTCTCTTTGAAAAACTATACTCCCAAACTGGAGAGTGGTTGATTTTGTTTCCCTTTTCTTTCCAATATCAGAATGTCCGGTAAAAGAAGAGATCACTTTAAATGCTTCTTTGATTGGTTCAGCAACTAGACACCCTACAATCCTCTGCTGAGATATGAACAGATAGACCTGCACAAATACATAGTGTACACCAATGAACAAATCATTGAGATATATTCACTCAATATTATAGTATCCCCAATACTTGTTCAATAGGAACAGAATTTCAAACAGAAGCAAAATAAAGGCATAAGTTTGTAAGAACTACTAAGAAGTAATAGGTTACACGTGCGATTTTGATGAATTACACTTGAATTGGTGAATTGTAACAATAGTAATCTACTTACTAAAATGAACTTTAGccgttttaaaattttcaatttttgtcaACAGATTCAACATTACTTCTCAAGCTATGAGAAAGGGGAAAAATGATGATACGGAATGTAAGAATTGGTCAACCTTACAGAGTTGATGAAGAATCCATCCAGTTCCAAGCTCAATTTCCATCATTCTCACCACATCTTCAACCTGCCACCACCAACAAAATCCCAATTACGCTACCCAAAAATCAGCAAAGAAGAGTGAAAATGTTGATAAGAAACATCGAAAAGTACCTTGTTTCTGTGAGCAGGAGGGTCAGTGTCCAAGACCAAAACGATTCGATCCGTTTTGAGGGTTGGCATCGTCAGAACCCTTTCATTGCTCcaaccctaaacacaaaacaTACCAACTAGGAATCAAATCATCAATAGAATGAACACAAGtacaaattgaaattgaaattactcTGAAAGGGATCCCCTGAGTGTAGCATTTGTGGAAATCGTTGTGCGACTTCTCGCCGTCGAGGTCGCCGGGAGTGAAATTGAAGCCGCAGATGGAACAAGTTCGCAAGAGGAAATCGGATTGACCGAAATCGAGATGAACCTGGGCGTAGCTCCTCTTCTTGTTCTTAACGACAGTTGTTCCGGTTATGGCGGCGGCGGTGGAcggtgaagaggaagaagaagcagcctTAGGGTTGGGGCGCGTTCTCTTGGTGTAAGTGATGGAGATGTGATGCTTCGTGTTCTCCCACGTGGTGAGAGGATCGTCATTGTCGTGGGGAAGGGGTTTGGGATGGGAGACAGAAGCAGAAGCTGAagctgaagaggaagaagaagatttgaAGAAAGCGCTTATTTTAGACTGCATCTCTTCTCTTGCAATGGAATATGCACATTCTCTTCTAAGTTCTGAATCTGAAGCCACCCACTTTGATTCATATTTGCCGCCAAAACCACCATCAAATTTTCGAGTCAGGTTGCCAGTTTTTGTTTCCCGCGCTCGTTGTATTGTATCTTTGAATAAAGAAGATTAATTTTATTCTCCggtgaaaaattaataaaatgagaGAATAATTACAATTGaatttataacttttattaCAGATCAGTGTTGTTATCTTGATTATAGGTCAGTGTTGTTATCTTTATTGTAAATACATTTAATAAAgagatcaaataaaaataatagttaataaataaaataatagttaatttaatataaaaataaaaaaataattgttatgaaaattaaaaaataaattttatataattatttaaccaataattcaataattaaataaaatatataataattaaatcagtTCAATATATCACTCACcaattaaactaataatttgACAATTTGATTACTAATTTGGTTATGGTAactgtgtataaatatatgcaCATTGAACTtttaaatatgtatatatacttaGGCCCAACAAAGAACAAACAAGGGTGTATTTGTTTAGGAGGATGGAATACGGggatataatacaaaaatataaaatcgtGTTTGATAAGTGagatataaacaaaaatattatattctaGAATAttgaattagtatattttttgtcttttttgttagaaaatacataaaaataggTCAGTTCATTTGTCCGCTTAAATAAGTGTTGGGAGTTCGAATCCCGTTTTGTACATGTAGTAACTCATTGGCCAGCGGCAGATCTTTAAATGGAGTTCAGATCCGCGACGATAGTTTTTGACTTGTCGGATTGAGGAATACCGTTtggataaacaaaaaaaaaccacaacttattttttcattatttttcttttattatcagTTTAATACTATCAAATTTTTATGATTATCGCCGCCAACGGCCTATACGGCTGATTGTCGGCGCGTGGGGGCATTGTTACGGTCCGGTCTAGACCACGAACGGGTCAGCCCGACCCATCGAGAACCCGACCTCGCGTGGCACTCAGTTGGCTCTTCAAGGTCGTCTCTTGCTCCGTCAGACGAGATACAGAAGCGTCGGCAGTTTTTAACTTCTCCTCTGCCGAAGCAGTCTTTTTCTCGGCGGCGTCGAGTTTATTCTCCGCCTCAACCAACCGCCCTTGAAGCGTTTCAATTTGGGTCTTGTACTTATTATTGGCAGCAACTGCAGATTCAAGCTTCCGACGAAGCGAGGCCATACCTGAAAGCTCAAACTCAGCCTTCCGGGCTATGGCCGCGCCACGAAGGAGGGTGCGGTACATCCACCGAGCCTGCCCCGAGAGGTCAGTGCCATGGAAATGATCCTCTGTGCCTGGAAGCAACTGGGCACCTATGAACGCCCCGGCATCAAAATTCCTTTCCATGACAGTCAGGACCCCCTCGGGACTAGACTGCGACCTTTGTCTCTTGGGAGTAGGGATGACGGAcaactcctcctcctcctcccgaCGTGAGGAAGACGAGTGCCTAGGAATAGGTACTTCTGGGGGAATCG harbors:
- the LOC107471332 gene encoding protein CHROMOSOME TRANSMISSION FIDELITY 7 → MQSKISAFFKSSSSSSASASASVSHPKPLPHDNDDPLTTWENTKHHISITYTKRTRPNPKAASSSSSPSTAAAITGTTVVKNKKRSYAQVHLDFGQSDFLLRTCSICGFNFTPGDLDGEKSHNDFHKCYTQGIPFRGWSNERVLTMPTLKTDRIVLVLDTDPPAHRNKVEDVVRMMEIELGTGWILHQLCKVYLFISQQRIVGCLVAEPIKEAFKVISSFTGHSDIGKKRETKSTTLQFGSIVFQREVKKRTVSANNSDVMELGGAIFCEDKAVAGVCGIRAVWVTPSNRRKHIAVHMLDAVRKSFCAGSALERTQLAFSQPTSSGKALASSYTGTGSFLVYKADKTVVDREKGTQQTTHTLISD